CCCGGAGGTGACCATCGGCGGGCGGGGGTCGAACGGGACGGCGTTGCGGTTCACGGTGATGTCGATTTCCGCGAGCCGGTCCTCGGCCTGCTGTCCGTCGAGTTCACAGTTGCGCAGGTCCACGAGGACCAGGTGCACGTCGGTGCCACCGGAGACCACGCTGATCCCCTTGGCGGTGACGTCCGGCTGGACCAGTCGCTCGGCCAGGATGCGGGCGCCTGCGAGGACGCGCTCCTGGCGCTCCTTGAACTCCTCCGACGCGGCGATCTTGAACGCCACGGCCTTGCCGGCAATGACGTGCTCAAGCGGGCCGCCCTGCTGGCCCGGGAACACAGCCGAGTTGATCTTCTTGGCGATGTTGGCGTCGTTGGTCAAAATGATGCCGCCGCGCGGACCGGCGAGGGTCTTGTGCGTGGTGGAGGTGGTGACGTGGGCGTGCGGGACCGGCGACGGGTGCAGCCCTGCGGCCACGAGTCCGGCGAAGTGGGCCATGTCCACCATCAGGTACGCGCCCACCGAATCGGCGATCCGGCGGAACTCGGCGAAGTCCAGCTGCCGTGCGTAGGCGGACCAGCCGGCAACGATCAGCGCCGGCTTGTGCTCCTGGGCCAGGCGCTCCACCTCGGCCATGTCCACGGTGTGGGTGTCCTCGCGGACGCCGTACGGGACCACGTTGTACAGCTTGCCGGAGAAGTTGATCTTCATCCCGTGGGTGAGGTGGCCGCCGTGGGCCAGGTTCAGGCCCATGATGGTGTCGCCCGGCTTGATCAGCGCGTGCATCACCGAGGCGTTGGCCTGCGCGCCCGAGTGCGGCTGCACGTTGGCGAACTCCGCGCTGAACAGCGCCCTGATCCGGTCAATCGCGAGCTGTTCGATGACGTCCACGTGCTCGCAGCCGCCGTAGTACCGCTTGCCCGGGTAGCCTTCGGCGTACTTGTTGGTCAGCACCGAGCCCTGCGCCTGCATCACGGCGACGGCGGTGTGGTTCTCGGAGGCGATCATCTCCAGGCCGTCACGCTGGCGGGTGAGCTCGTCGTCGATCTTCGCGGCGATCTCCGGATCCAGCGCGGACAGGTCCGCGTCCAGCGACGGGGAAACGACCTGCTCGAACGCCGCTGTTGCGGCCGCGGCGCTCACAGTTCGCCGCCGTTGGCTGCCGCGTACTCTTCAGCGGACATCAGCGGTCCTTCTTCTGTGACGGCCACCTTGAAGAGCCAGCCGGCGCCGTAGGGGTCGTTGTTGATCAGGGCGGGGTCGGAGACCACTTCGTCGTTGATCTCCACAACTTCTCCCGTGACGGGGGCGTAGAGGTCGGAGACGGACTTGGTGGATTCCACCTCGCCGCACGTCTCCCCCGCGGTCACCGTGGAGCCCACCTCGGGCAGGTCCACGTAAACAATGTCGCCCAGGGCGTCGGCGGCCACAGCGGAGATTCCGACGCCAGTAGGCCCGGATCCATCAGCAGCAACCCACTCGTGCTCGGCGGAGTACTTCAGTTCTGCAACAACTTTGCTCATGATTCTTTCCTTACGTTTGAAAACTTGTCGTGGTCGGGTCGGGAGGCTGGTGACCGAATTCCTCCGCGTGCTGCTCCTTCGTCGCTCTGACGCACGCTTCCGGAATCCGCTCACCGCCACAGGTCAGTAACCAAGGTGACGTACAAGGCCCCTTCGGACCCGGCCTCCGGCAGCGTGCTCCCCACCGTCCCCCTAAGCTCGCAAGCTCGGTTAGGGAACCCGGACGGTGTGGGCCCAGCATGCAGAGGAGGTCGGGTCCGGCGGGCCGGTAACTTCGGCTATTTGGTGCGCTTGTAAAACGGGAGGGCGACGACTTCGAAGGGCTCTGGCTTGCCGCGCAGGTCGATGTCCAGGGTGGTGCCGGGTGCGGTGAATTCGACGTCGACATAGGCCAGGGCGATCGGGTAGCCCAGGGTGGGGCTTGGCTGGCCAGAGGTCACCTCGCCCACCACGTTGCCGTCCTTGAGGACTGGGTAGTGGCTGCGTCCTGCACGGCGGCCCAGGCCTTTGAGGCCCACGAGCTTGCGCCCGGAGGAACCGGCGCCCAAGGCCTTGAGCTCCGCCAGCACGGCCCTGCCTACGAAGTCCGACTCCTTCTTGAGCGAGACAACCGGGCCCAGCCCGGCCGCGTAGGGGTTGCCCTCGCGGGAGAGCTCGTTGCCGTAGAGCGGCATGCCCGCTTCGAGGCGGAGCGAGTCGCGGCAGGCAAGGCCGGCGGGGATCAGACCGTGGCCGGCGCCAACTTCCAGCAGCGCGTCCCACAGTCCGGCGGCGTCCTCGTTCGGGATGTAGATCTCGAAGCCGTCCTCGCCGGTGTAGCCGGTGCGGGCCAGCAGCAGCTCCTGCACAGTGCCGTTGACGGCGATCCCTACCTCGACCGCCGCGTAGTACTTCAGCTCCGTCACCAGCGGGTGCTGTTCTGCGGGGACCAGTGCCAGGAGGATGGCCTCGGCGTTCGGGCCCTGGACGGCGATGAGGGAGGTCTCGGCGGAGACGTCCTCAACGGTGACGTCAAAGTTGGCAGCCCGTTCGGCCAGTGCCGCGGCAACCGCCCCGGCGTTGCCGGCATTGGGGACCACGAGGTACTTCTGTTCGCCGCGGCGGTAGGAGATGAGGTCGTCGATGATGCCGCCGTCTTCCTGGCAGATCAGCGAGTACTTTGCCTTGCCCACGGCAACGGCGGACAGCTTGCCGGCCAGGGCGTAGTCCAGGAAGGCTGCGGCGTCGGGGCCGGTGACCCAGACTTCGCCCATGTGGGAGAGGTCGAACAGGCCGGCAGCATTGCGGACGGCGTGGTGTTCGGCCAGCTCGGAGCTGTACTTCAGGGGCATCTGCCAGCCGCCGAAGTCGGTGAAGGAGGCGCCGGCAATCTTGTGCTGATCGTACAGCGCGGTGTAGTTCTCACTCATGGTGTTAGCCTTCCAATCCGGTGGTTGAGCCTGTCGAAACCTCGAATTCGGAAAGCGGAGGGCAGGAGCAGACCAGGTTGCGGTCCCCTGCTGCGCCGTCGATCCGGCCGACGGGCGGGAAGTACTTGTCCTGCCGGAGTGAGGCCACCGGGAAGGCGGCCTGCTCGCGCGGGTACGTCCGGTTCCAGTCGGAAGAGACGACGGCGGCTGCCGTGTGGGGTGCGTTGCGCAGCGGGGAGTTCTCCACGGAGAAGTCACCGGCGGCCACCTGGTCGATTTCCTGGCGGATGGTGATCATGGCTTCGATGAAGCGGTCGATCTCCGCGAGGTCCTCGGATTCGGTCGGCTCCACCATGAGCGTGCCTGCCACCGGGAAGGACAGCGTGGGGGCGTGGAAGCCGAAGTCGATGAGGCGCTTGGCTACATCCTCGGCAGTGACACCCGTGCGCGCTGTCAGGTCGCGCAGGTCCAGGATGCACTCGTGCGCCACCAGCCCGCTCTCACCGGTGTAGAGCACGGGGAAGTGCTCGTCCAGGCGGGCGGCGACGTAGTTCGCGGCCAGCAATGCGGACTTGGTGGCCTCGGTGAGGCCCTGCCCGCCCATCAGCTTCACGTAAGCCCAGGAGATGGGCAGCACGCCGGCGGAACCGAAGCGGGATGCGGAGATCGCTACGCCGTGGCCGGCTTCATGCGCAGCCTTGTTGGCGTCGCCCGGCATGAACGGCGCCAGGTGCGCCTTGGCAGCAACAGGTCCGACGCCGGGTCCGCCGCCGCCGTGCGGGATGCAGAACGTCTTGTGCAGGTTCAGGTGGGACACGTCGCCGCCGAACTTGCCCGGCTGCGCCAGACCGACCAGTGCGTTCAGGTTGGCACCGTCAACGTATACCTGGCCGCCGGCCGCGTGAATGGCGTCGCAGACTTCGCGCACATCGGAGTCGTATACACCGTGGGTGGACGGGTAGGTGATCATGATGGCCGAGAGGACGTCCTTGTGGGCCTCGATTTTGGCCTGCAGGTCGGCATGGTCGATGGTGCCGTCGGCAGCAGTAGCCACCACAACAACCGTCATGCCGGCGAGGACGGCGGAGGCGGCGTTGGTGCCGTGCGCCGAGGCGGGGATCAGGCAGACATTGCGCTGTGCCTCGCCCCGGGAGTGGTGGTAGCCGCGGATTGCCAGCAGGCCCGCGAGCTCGCCCTGCGAGCCGGCGTTGGGCTGGATGGACACCTGGTCGTACCCGGTGATCTCGGCGAGGTCGGCTTCCAGGCCGGCAATGAGTTCGCGCCAGCCGGCCGTCTGGGAGTCGGGGGCGAACGGGTGGATTGACGCGAATTCCGGCCAGGAGATGGCTTCCATTTCGGCGGTGGCGTTCAGCTTCATAGTGCAGGAGCCCAGCGGGATCATGGTGCGGTCCAGGGCCAGGTCGCGGTCGGAGAGGCGGCGGATGTAGCGCAGCAGCTGGGTTTCGGACCGGTGGGTGTTGAACACCGGGTGCTGCAGGTAGGTGGAGGTGCGCACCACCGGCTCAGGCAGCTCGAACCCGGCGGCCTCCACAACCGGACCCGCGCCAAAGGCGACGACCACCGCGGAGAGGACCTCCGGCGTCGTGGTTTCATCAACTGACACGCCGACTGTGTCCGGGTCGATGAGGCGCAGGTTGACGCCGCGGGCTTCGGCGGCGGTAATGACCTTGGCTGCCTTGCCGGGCACGCGCACGGTGATGGTGTCGAAGAAGGTGTCGCTGACCAGTTCGCGGCCGGCGATCTTCAGCGTGGCGGCGAGGGCTCGGGCGTTGTTGTGGACGGTTTCGGCGATCGCCTTCAGCCCGTCCGGGCCGTGGTAGACGGCGTAGAAGGACGAGACGATGGCGAGCAGGGCCTGTGCGGTGCAGATGTTGGAGGTGGCCTTCTCGCGCCGGATGTGCTGCTCGCGGGTCTGGAGGGCCAGGCGGTAGGCGGGAACGCCGGCGTTGTCCTTCGAAACGCCTACGATGCGGCCGGGGAGGGTGCGTTCCATGCCTTCGCGGACGGCCATGTAGGCGGCGTGGGGTCCGCCGAAGAACAGCGGCACGCCCAGGCGCTGGGTGGAGCCGACGGCGATGTCCGCGCCCTGCTCTCCCGGCGGGGTGATGAGGGTGAGGGCCAGGAGGTCGGCGGCGACGGTGACCAGGGCGCCGCGGTCTTTGGCCTCGGCGATGACGGAGGTCTGGTCCCAGACCCGGCCGGAGACGCCGGGCTGCTGGAGGACCACGCCGTTGATGTCGCCGTCGGGCAGTCCGTTGGTGAGGTCGGCGATTTCCACCTCGAAGCCGAGGGCTTCGGCGCGGCCCAGCACGATGGCGATGGTCTGCGGAAGGAGGTCGGCGTCGAGGACGGTCTTGCCGTCCTTCGCGGTCTTGTTCTTGTTGGCCCTGCGCATCAGGAGCACGGCTTCGGCGACGGCGGTGGCTTCGTCCAGGAGGGAGGCGTTGGCCACCGGGAGCGCGGTGAGGTCCTGGACCATGGTCTGGAAGTTGAGCAGCGCCTCGAGCCGGCCCTGGGAAATCTCCGGCTGATAAGGGGTGTAGGCGGTGTACCAGGCGGGAGCTTCGAGGACGTTGCGGCGGATCACCGGCGGGGTCACGGTGTCGTAGTAGCCCTGGCCGATCATCTGCACGGCCATCTTGTTCTTGCCCGCCAGCTTGCGGAGCTCGGCTAGAACCTGGACTTCGCTCAGGGCGCTCTCGAGGGTGAGGGGCTTGTCCTGGCGGATGGAATCGGGAACGGCGCTGTCGACCACGCCATCGAGGCTGTCGTAGCCGACGGCCTTGAGCATGGTGTCGATGTCGGACTGGCGGCGTGCGCCGATATGGCGGTCTGCGAAGGTGGTGGGGGACGATTGAACCGTCATGAGAGGAACTCCATAATTCAGGTGGCGCCTAAGCACCACGTTGATTCGGGTTCCTCCCCGCTCTGTATTGGACCTGAGAGTTTTGCGTTGCCCTGCCGTTTCGCAGGACGCCACTTGCACCGTCGGTGAGTCCGGTTGCCCGGACTGCTTTCCAGAGTTGCCTTGCCGCGGCGGTACGTGGGCCTGAGAGATTCCTGGGGAGGGTTTGCTCCTACGGCGCCTGCTGAACGTACCGGCAGGACTCTCCCGCCGCAGATCATTAGCATGTGCCACTGGTGGGTGACACGGCTCACACCCTACAGGTTGCGGGGGCGGGATGCAAAATCCGCGCGGTTTCAAGGCGCACGTACGACGGCGGACACGCCGCCGTCGCGGGCCTACTGTTCAGGCAGCCGCCCGGCAAGTCCCCGGAGGGAGGGTTCCCGGCCCAGCTCCACATGGGCAAACGCCAGCGCTGCCGCAAGTTCGGCTCTGCCGTCATAGATCGCCTTGCATAGGCTTAGATGCTCTGCGCACTGAACCAGGGGGTCGCGGTGCCCGGTCAGGGTAAAGAGCCACTGCATCCTGCCCAGGAGCGGCTTCATGGAGTACTCCAGCAATGCGTTGCCGCCCATCGAGACGATCTCTGCATGCAGGGCCGTGTTGCTCAGCGGGATTTGCGCGTGGTCGTGGCGCAGGGTCGCTTCTTCGGCCCGGTCCATCATCTGCTGGAGGCGCGCCGAGGACTCCCCCCGCGCGGCGGCCTGGGCGGCGAGCCGCGCGGCGAGGACTTCGAGGCTGAGCCGGACATCAAAGAGTTCGTTGACGTCCCTCAGGGTGATCTGCTTGACGGTGGCCCCGCGCCGCGGAGAGGTGTCAATGAAGCCTTCGGCTTCCAGCAGCTGGAGGGCTTCGCGGACGGGTACCCGGGAAACGTCCAAGGCCTGGGACAGCTCGCGTTCCCTAAGCCGGGAGCCGGGCGCGAAGTCACCCGAGATGATCAGCTCGCGGATCCGTGCCCGGGTAGCGTCAGCCGAGGACGCGGGTGAGTCCGCATGGACAGTCAATGATGCCTCCCGTTGATTCCGGCGCCCTGCTTCGATGCCGCCTCAGTTATTCAGCTCCACATGGGTGCCGATCCCCTGGTCAAGTGCAGCGTCATACAGGAGCCGCCCGATCGCAAGGTCCTGCAGGCCGATACCCACCGAGTTGAACAAGGTTATGTCCTCATCCCCCAGACGGCCTGCTTTTGTCCCAGCCGCCACGTCACCAAGTTCTGCTTCCACATCCTCGAAGCCCATGGCGCCTTCCGTTACCGGGATGATCAGCCCCCCGGACTTGGCCCTTGCTGTAGCGAGGCTGTCCACGAAAACCCGCGCCCGGACCATGCCCGCTGAGTCAACTTCCCGGTGGTCCGGCCGCGGACGGGATCCGACGGCGTTAACGTGCAGTCCGGGCTGGAACCACTCCCCTTTGACCAATGGCTCAACCGCTGGCGTGAGGGTGCACAGCACGTCCGAGCCCTCGACGACCTCCCGCACGCTGGCGGCCCGCGTAATGTTCAGCCCGTAACAGGAAATTTCGTCGCAGAAGGCAGCGACGGTCTCAGTGGAACGGGACCACACCACCACGTTTCTCATTGGCAGCACGGCCAGCATGGCTTCCACATGGGCCACCGCCAAGGCGCCTGCCCCCACCAGCCCCAAGGTGGTGCTGCGGGGCCTCGCAAGGAGCTTCGTTGCCACCGCGCTGGCTGCCGCGGTGCGGACCCGGGTGGGAACTTTACCGTCCAGGATGGCCAGGGTTTCACCGGTCAGCTGGGAGACGAGCATGATGGTGGACCGCTGGGTAGGCAGGCTGGCCGCACCGTTGGACGGGATGTCCGCCAGCAGTTTCACTGACGCCAACTCCTCCGCTTCGGACAGCGCCGCCATCGGCAGGAACCTCGCATCCGAGGACGGGAGGAGGAGCGAATCCGGGGCAGGCTGGACGGCAGTGCCTCGGCTGAGCCCGGCAAAGACGCGTTCGACGGCGGCAATGGTCCCGGGCATGTCGGCCAGGGCCTGGAGCTCGGACGCTTTAAGGATCAGGGTCATAGGGAATGGCTTTCTGAATGGAAGGGCGCGTTGGCCTTGGCGGGCAGGGCGGGCCGGATAACCGGGCCCCTGGAGGTCAGGCTGGTCAGAGGTCATTCCGAACAAGGACTCCCTGCGCCACCACGGCCCGGATTCCTTCCAGGGCGGAGCCGCTGGCCAAGGGATCCGAGTCCACAATGATGGCGTCCGCGAAGGAACCGCGCATCAACCGGCCGGCGTTTTCACTCCAGCCGAGCAGCGCGGCGGCATTGACTGTCGCGGCCCTCAGGGCGTCCAGCGGCGAAAGCCCGGCCTCACTCAACAGACGCACTTCCGTGCCGATCGGTGTCACGTCTGATCCGAAGGAGTCCGTACCCGCAACGACGGTCACGCCGGCATCATGAGCAGCTTTCACGGCTGCTTTGATGATGGGGGTGTACTCCTTGCCGCGGGCGGCAAGGATCGGGTTGGACGAGCCCGCCATGCTGGTGATGGCGTCCATGGTCGGCGTGAAATACGTCCCCTGGCTGGCCATCCGGGAGATGGTCTCTTCGCTGACAAAGACGCCGTGCTCGATGCTGCGCACACCGGCCCGGACCGCGCCGTCTATCCCTTGGGCACTGTAGGCATGGCACAGCACGCCCGCGTTGCTTGCGGCCTTGACCACGGCGGAGAGCTGATCGTAGTTGTAGACCAGCTCGCGGGGATCCTGCTCCGGCAGGCCCGCGCGGGGGTTGGCCCTCGTCTTAATCACCTGCGCGCCGCGCTTCAGGTTGATGCGGGTGAGGTAGGCGAGGTCGCCCGGTTCCGTGACTCCCCCCGTCAGGGAAGCCAGGGGTGCAAGATCCGGGTCGGCGAGGAGCGAGTCCCCCAGTTCGGGTGAAATGAACAGGCCGGCCGGGCTCATCCGCGGCGAAGCGCCGGCGGCCCAGGCAGGCAGGGCGGCCAAGGCGACGTCCTGGTAGAAGCTGCTCGAACCGCTCCTGACGCTGGTTGCTCCGCCCTGCAGGATGGCGCGCGCATCAGACAGCGCGTTCGCATGGACGTGCACATCGATGAGGCCGGGAACGACCCAGCGACCGGAGGCATCCACCATGAGGGCACGGCCGGCAAGTGCGGCGACTGCACGGCGTGTTTCCTCACGGGTACCCACCGCGCTGACCTTTCCTCCTTCCAGCACCAGGACGCCGTCTTCGACGGCACCGCCTGTCTTGGGGTCCACGATGGTGCCGCCTTCGATGATCATTGGCGGCGACGCAGGACGCGCATGGTAGCCGGTGCTTGTTGCGTTGCCCTCGGCTTTAGCAGCCGGGGCATTTCCCAACTGTGCGGCAAGGCTGGCCACTGAGATTCCGGCGAGCGCGGCTGCCCCCGCGAGAATGCCGCGGCGCGGAACTGCGGCGGAAGGGAGGGCAGCGGGGGTGTGGTCGTGCAGGCACATGGTTTTCTCCAAAGGAAAGGGCCCGGCAGCAGGAGCGCGGGGTCCGGTGGGATCGGTGACTGTCATGCTTTTGGTGAGGGTCGGGTGAGCTTCCCCCACTACGCGCTGGTGGCCCTCGTGTCCATCCACGGTAGCCCATTTGGTATACCAAACCAATAGTAGACGGCAACGGCGTTACGAATAGAGTGCGTCATGAAACGGCTGCCGGGGTAACGATGTCCGCCTGCGGATAGGCAGGCGGAAACAGCTCGTCCGCTTCCCGGCGCCGGTGGTCCCGTTCTCCGTAGGCAGCCTTCATCTGGTCGAAGAGGCGCTGGCCCTCGGCCCGAAGCGCCGCGAGGTCGACGCCGGGCAGGGCGCCTTCCACCACTACCGGCCGCCCGGCCACGAAAGTGTCCGTCACTTGGCGCGCCGTACCGTTCAGCACCAGGGTGCGCAGCGGATCTTCAACGACCCCGTCCGCGAAATGGCCCAGCGAGACCACCGTGATGTCCGCCTGCATGCCGGGGGCAAGCCTTCCCAGGTCCGGCCGCCCAAGGGCCTTGGCCCCGCCAAGGGTGGCGGCGTCGAAGTAGTCAGTCAGGGCGCCGGCGCCGGGCCTTTCCTCGACCAGCCGGGTCAGGTGCATGCCCGCATCGATGCCGCGGACCAGGTCCGGCGGGAAGGAGTCGGTGCCCAGGCACAAGTTGACGCCCGCCTCGCGGAAGCGGTCGAACGAGACAAGCTGCTTCTGGTAACGGAACGACGTCAGGGGGCAGTGGACAATGCTGACCCCATGGCGCGCCAGCAGGTCCAGCGGGCCTCCGGGCCCCGCCGCGGCAGGGTCCTTGGCGTCGATCACCACGCCGTGCGGGATGAGGAGCCGTGTACCGAAAAGGCCGGTGGATTCGAGGAGCTCCAGCACGCCGCGTCCGGCAGAGCGCTGCAGCAGCCCGTCTTCCAAGGGTGACTGGAGGCAGTGCAGCCGGACGAGCGCGTCGCGGTCGCGGGCAATCCGGGCAGTCTCCCGCATGAGGTTTTCGGACAACGTCTCAATGCGGCACGGCAGCAGGACGCCGGTGATGAGCGGGTCCGCGAGGTCGACAGCATAGTCCAGGAAGTCCTGTGCGTCCTGCAGTCCGGCAACCCCACGGGCTTCATCGAAGTGGACCTCGCGGCCGCCTGCGTCAGTGGTGACATGGACTCCCGAACGGTAGGCCGGCCCGAGGTAGCCCCGGAGTCCGATCCGCCGGCTGGTCCCTGCCATGTCCACGAGTTCATCGAGGCCTTCAGCCCAGGAACTGTGGATCTCCGAGGCGATCGGCATGTAGGTGGTAATGCCGTGCAGGGCCAGCTGCGCCAGCGCGAATTCCCGGACCTGAGCGCGCTCAGCCCGGCTGAACACGTCCCTGCGGCGGTTGGCGAAGTAGTCCTCGGACCACAGATGGCCGGCCGCAACGTCGGGCGAAGGCCATGAGTCGAGGATCAGGTGGTCAATGTCGGCGAGGGCATCCAAGTCGATCAGGCCGGGCATGACAAGGCTCTTGCCGTAGTCGCGTTCCTCATCAACCGGGCCACTATAGCCCCGCCCCACAAAAACGATGACATCTCCTTCGAACACGACTTCGCCGTCCTCAACGAGGGTGTGCCGCTTTCCATCAAAACCCAGAACGTACCGGGCTGAGATTTTCGTGTACATCGTGCCTCCTTGCACCTGCCGCCGGGGATCACTCCGGCCGGCTACAAAATGTGACTTGCCTCTCACAAGGTATGAGTATACAGTCTTTTGGTATACCAGAACGACATTCCCAAACTGCGGGATGTTCTTGTTCCTCTCCCTGTTCCCCCTCGAAAGGCCTGCGTCATGCGCAATGAAGCGAAGACCACAGGCGGTACCGCGTCCGTCCTGGTGGACGCGGTACCGTCGCGTACTTTCCGTGCCCGACCCGTCCTGTGGTTTGCGATGATCGCGATCTCCACCGCCGTCTGTGCCGTGGCCATCATGATCGGAACCCACAAGTTCCACCTCGGCCCGGCCGCGATCGTCCTGATGCCAATCCTGTGGACCGTGCTCATCGGCGGCTTTCTTGGAGTGCAGAGATGGAAACCAATCGGGGGGCGTGCCCGTGC
This genomic interval from Arthrobacter sp. SLBN-100 contains the following:
- the glyA gene encoding serine hydroxymethyltransferase translates to MSAAAATAAFEQVVSPSLDADLSALDPEIAAKIDDELTRQRDGLEMIASENHTAVAVMQAQGSVLTNKYAEGYPGKRYYGGCEHVDVIEQLAIDRIRALFSAEFANVQPHSGAQANASVMHALIKPGDTIMGLNLAHGGHLTHGMKINFSGKLYNVVPYGVREDTHTVDMAEVERLAQEHKPALIVAGWSAYARQLDFAEFRRIADSVGAYLMVDMAHFAGLVAAGLHPSPVPHAHVTTSTTHKTLAGPRGGIILTNDANIAKKINSAVFPGQQGGPLEHVIAGKAVAFKIAASEEFKERQERVLAGARILAERLVQPDVTAKGISVVSGGTDVHLVLVDLRNCELDGQQAEDRLAEIDITVNRNAVPFDPRPPMVTSGLRIGTPALATRGFGEAAFREVADIIAEALTADAGADLSGLRHRVEALAKAHPLYPGVANLS
- the gcvH gene encoding glycine cleavage system protein GcvH, with the translated sequence MSKVVAELKYSAEHEWVAADGSGPTGVGISAVAADALGDIVYVDLPEVGSTVTAGETCGEVESTKSVSDLYAPVTGEVVEINDEVVSDPALINNDPYGAGWLFKVAVTEEGPLMSAEEYAAANGGEL
- the gcvT gene encoding glycine cleavage system aminomethyltransferase GcvT — translated: MSENYTALYDQHKIAGASFTDFGGWQMPLKYSSELAEHHAVRNAAGLFDLSHMGEVWVTGPDAAAFLDYALAGKLSAVAVGKAKYSLICQEDGGIIDDLISYRRGEQKYLVVPNAGNAGAVAAALAERAANFDVTVEDVSAETSLIAVQGPNAEAILLALVPAEQHPLVTELKYYAAVEVGIAVNGTVQELLLARTGYTGEDGFEIYIPNEDAAGLWDALLEVGAGHGLIPAGLACRDSLRLEAGMPLYGNELSREGNPYAAGLGPVVSLKKESDFVGRAVLAELKALGAGSSGRKLVGLKGLGRRAGRSHYPVLKDGNVVGEVTSGQPSPTLGYPIALAYVDVEFTAPGTTLDIDLRGKPEPFEVVALPFYKRTK
- the gcvP gene encoding aminomethyl-transferring glycine dehydrogenase — protein: MTVQSSPTTFADRHIGARRQSDIDTMLKAVGYDSLDGVVDSAVPDSIRQDKPLTLESALSEVQVLAELRKLAGKNKMAVQMIGQGYYDTVTPPVIRRNVLEAPAWYTAYTPYQPEISQGRLEALLNFQTMVQDLTALPVANASLLDEATAVAEAVLLMRRANKNKTAKDGKTVLDADLLPQTIAIVLGRAEALGFEVEIADLTNGLPDGDINGVVLQQPGVSGRVWDQTSVIAEAKDRGALVTVAADLLALTLITPPGEQGADIAVGSTQRLGVPLFFGGPHAAYMAVREGMERTLPGRIVGVSKDNAGVPAYRLALQTREQHIRREKATSNICTAQALLAIVSSFYAVYHGPDGLKAIAETVHNNARALAATLKIAGRELVSDTFFDTITVRVPGKAAKVITAAEARGVNLRLIDPDTVGVSVDETTTPEVLSAVVVAFGAGPVVEAAGFELPEPVVRTSTYLQHPVFNTHRSETQLLRYIRRLSDRDLALDRTMIPLGSCTMKLNATAEMEAISWPEFASIHPFAPDSQTAGWRELIAGLEADLAEITGYDQVSIQPNAGSQGELAGLLAIRGYHHSRGEAQRNVCLIPASAHGTNAASAVLAGMTVVVVATAADGTIDHADLQAKIEAHKDVLSAIMITYPSTHGVYDSDVREVCDAIHAAGGQVYVDGANLNALVGLAQPGKFGGDVSHLNLHKTFCIPHGGGGPGVGPVAAKAHLAPFMPGDANKAAHEAGHGVAISASRFGSAGVLPISWAYVKLMGGQGLTEATKSALLAANYVAARLDEHFPVLYTGESGLVAHECILDLRDLTARTGVTAEDVAKRLIDFGFHAPTLSFPVAGTLMVEPTESEDLAEIDRFIEAMITIRQEIDQVAAGDFSVENSPLRNAPHTAAAVVSSDWNRTYPREQAAFPVASLRQDKYFPPVGRIDGAAGDRNLVCSCPPLSEFEVSTGSTTGLEG
- a CDS encoding GntR family transcriptional regulator: MTVHADSPASSADATRARIRELIISGDFAPGSRLRERELSQALDVSRVPVREALQLLEAEGFIDTSPRRGATVKQITLRDVNELFDVRLSLEVLAARLAAQAAARGESSARLQQMMDRAEEATLRHDHAQIPLSNTALHAEIVSMGGNALLEYSMKPLLGRMQWLFTLTGHRDPLVQCAEHLSLCKAIYDGRAELAAALAFAHVELGREPSLRGLAGRLPEQ
- a CDS encoding ornithine cyclodeaminase family protein gives rise to the protein MTLILKASELQALADMPGTIAAVERVFAGLSRGTAVQPAPDSLLLPSSDARFLPMAALSEAEELASVKLLADIPSNGAASLPTQRSTIMLVSQLTGETLAILDGKVPTRVRTAAASAVATKLLARPRSTTLGLVGAGALAVAHVEAMLAVLPMRNVVVWSRSTETVAAFCDEISCYGLNITRAASVREVVEGSDVLCTLTPAVEPLVKGEWFQPGLHVNAVGSRPRPDHREVDSAGMVRARVFVDSLATARAKSGGLIIPVTEGAMGFEDVEAELGDVAAGTKAGRLGDEDITLFNSVGIGLQDLAIGRLLYDAALDQGIGTHVELNN
- a CDS encoding amidohydrolase family protein, translating into MTVTDPTGPRAPAAGPFPLEKTMCLHDHTPAALPSAAVPRRGILAGAAALAGISVASLAAQLGNAPAAKAEGNATSTGYHARPASPPMIIEGGTIVDPKTGGAVEDGVLVLEGGKVSAVGTREETRRAVAALAGRALMVDASGRWVVPGLIDVHVHANALSDARAILQGGATSVRSGSSSFYQDVALAALPAWAAGASPRMSPAGLFISPELGDSLLADPDLAPLASLTGGVTEPGDLAYLTRINLKRGAQVIKTRANPRAGLPEQDPRELVYNYDQLSAVVKAASNAGVLCHAYSAQGIDGAVRAGVRSIEHGVFVSEETISRMASQGTYFTPTMDAITSMAGSSNPILAARGKEYTPIIKAAVKAAHDAGVTVVAGTDSFGSDVTPIGTEVRLLSEAGLSPLDALRAATVNAAALLGWSENAGRLMRGSFADAIIVDSDPLASGSALEGIRAVVAQGVLVRNDL
- a CDS encoding amidohydrolase family protein, with the translated sequence MYTKISARYVLGFDGKRHTLVEDGEVVFEGDVIVFVGRGYSGPVDEERDYGKSLVMPGLIDLDALADIDHLILDSWPSPDVAAGHLWSEDYFANRRRDVFSRAERAQVREFALAQLALHGITTYMPIASEIHSSWAEGLDELVDMAGTSRRIGLRGYLGPAYRSGVHVTTDAGGREVHFDEARGVAGLQDAQDFLDYAVDLADPLITGVLLPCRIETLSENLMRETARIARDRDALVRLHCLQSPLEDGLLQRSAGRGVLELLESTGLFGTRLLIPHGVVIDAKDPAAAGPGGPLDLLARHGVSIVHCPLTSFRYQKQLVSFDRFREAGVNLCLGTDSFPPDLVRGIDAGMHLTRLVEERPGAGALTDYFDAATLGGAKALGRPDLGRLAPGMQADITVVSLGHFADGVVEDPLRTLVLNGTARQVTDTFVAGRPVVVEGALPGVDLAALRAEGQRLFDQMKAAYGERDHRRREADELFPPAYPQADIVTPAAVS